TATGTACATTTTATCACCAATATTTAATTTGTAAATAAATTAATTTGCACAATCCTTTAAATAGTTCTAATGACACCATTGTCTAAATCAGGTTTGAAATGCGCGATTCATGTAACTATTCTGTCCATCAAATACTTTTTCTGATTCTGCTATCAGACGTATGTGCTTGGAGAAGAGCTTTAATCCTTTGCTACCCTCATCAACCCTGCTTTACGGTCTAAATAATGTAGCCATATCGGCCCAATTAGAATCACTGCTGCAAGAAATAAAAAGGGGCTTTTGTAGCTATTTAATACATCGACAGTAAATCCAAAAAGCGCTGGAGAAAACACGATAAAGAGTTGATTTAATGTTAAGCCAAAAGCGACTGTTAATGCGATCGCTTCTGGTCTTGCAGCCTCTGAAAGTAGGACGATAAATAAACTAAACCATCCCATACCAAGAAACCCCAAAATAAAGCATAAACACATTAGGGCGACGGCATTTGGATTGTCAGGTAAAAATGCAAAAAGCACCAATATCACTGAGGTTAGGCAAATGGTTACTTGCAGAGGCTTCACACGGTTTCCGCCGAAATAATCACTGATCCAGGAGATGGCTACCCTTCCGATTAATCCACCAATCAACGCTATGCTCAAGAACACCCCTGAACGTGCAAGTGACATGTTTAACCCGTTATTTAAAAAACTCATCAAATGAGCCACTATAACTAACTGAACAGAAACCATTGAGCATCCTACAAAAAAGACCGGATAAAGGGATTTATTCTGTCTTATGGTTTTAATTTTTTGCATAAAACTTGTTTTTTTATTGCTAGTTTCTTTCTTTTGACCAATGTCTCTGTAAATGAGTAAAAAAACAACGCCCCCAGCAATGGCAACAAATGCTTGCAACACTAGAGCCCCGTTTAGACCATAGATCGCAAACATCGCCGGAATTGTCATAGAAGCAAAAGCTCCCCCTAAAGGAATTCCCATTTGCCTAATTCCCATAGCTACTCCTCGGTTGTTATGGGGGAACCATTTGATGATAGCCGAACTTCCTCCTGGCTGAGCTGTACCGTACCACACCCCAACAAAAAGCAGGATCAATAACAAGCTATAAAACCCTTGAGAAGCGGATGCCAGTAAAGTACTTAATCCAAGGAAAATGGCGCCCATACCGATACTCCATTTTTCTCCATATCGATCCATGAGGTCACCAAAAAACATCATTGAAAAAATAGGACCCACATTGACAGCAGACACAATTAGACCAGTTTGAAACTGAGTTAGTTCCATGGAATCTTGATAAACCGTTGCTAGCGGACCCATACCGTAAGTGACAAAGGTTGCACATCCTTGAGCTAGCGTAGCTACGAATAAGATGACCCATTTAAAATGTTTGCTTTCTGAGACCATACAACCTCCTACAAGGAAGATGGAGTAAAATCCAGGCACTAACCATTTGCTCATTACCTGGATAGATGCCGCAGCTATTTCACGATGGAATAAATATACGTATCCCTAAGCTCTTTCGGGTTCGTCACGGCAACACTCTCATTTTTTAGAATAGCATCTACTGTAAAACCTGCTCTTTCTGCCACGGAACGACTTTTCAAATTCTTAGCGTCACAGCGAATTTCGACGCGCCGCGCATGGAGCGTATCAAAACAAAATACCGAAAGTCCTTTGACCATTTCCGTTACATAGCCTTTTCCAGACCATCTTATGTCGACCCAGTAACCGATTTCGAAGCGGGGCACCTCCCAATTGATGCGATGAAGTCCGGTTGACCCGACAAGCTCCCCGGTCTCTCTATGAAACATGAGCAAGCGCAAATCTGTACGATTTATAAAGTTCGCTATCGCTTCGCGGAGATTGATCTCTGTCTCATCGAGCGTTTGGTCATTTTGCATAAACGGCAGCCATGGGGTGAGCTCCTTTTTCGATGCTTGCATCGCATCATACACGGCCTGCCCATCTCCCAGTCTTGGCATTCTTATATGTAAACGTTCGGTGTAAAACTCTTCTGGGACGTCCTGCAATATCGGATTCATTGTCATCACTCCACTTATTAAAAGAATATTGCTCCTATTTTACGACGAATCGACCTTTAAGTAAACGAAAAAATGGTAGTATAAGGAACAACAATAATCCTTTCATAAGGAGTTGATCGTCATTTGTCTTCGTCACCTGTTTGATCCACCTGCAGCCGTCCACCAAAAACTACATACGCTTGGGGATCAAGGAATGAAGTGGTTAGCTGGTCTGGAAAGCCTAGTCAGCAGTATTGAAGAAGACTGGGGTATCATTGTTAAAGAGCCACTTGCTGGGGGCTCCGAAGCTTATGTGGCAAAGGTTCTTTTAAAAGATGGCATACCGGCGATTCTTAAGGTGGGCATGCCTGAAATGGATGGAAATACCGTGCTGACTCATGAAGTGCGTACTCTTCAGTCAGCAAATGGACAAGGCTATGCTCGTCTCCTTCAATACAATTTAGACAAAAGGGCTTTATTAATCGAAAAATTAGGTCCTCCGCTTTCGGCTTCAGGTTTTTCGACAAAAAGAAAGTTGGAAACGATCTGTATGACTTTAAAAACGGCTTGGAGTAATTCTCCTTTTCCTTTAGCAGAGCTCCAAGAAGTTGATTCATCACCCGCAGATTGGTTTTCCGGTTTCATTCCCTCCATGTGGAAAAAGCTCGATCAGCCTTGCAGCAAGCAAGTTATATCTACTACAGAGCGTTTTGTCAAATCTCGTTCGCAAGATTTTCAGCCTGATGAAGTGGTCCTTGCACACGGCGATGCTCATGAAGGCAATCTATTAAAAGACCCTACAGAACAAACCAATCTATCCTACAAGCTTATTGATCCGGATGGTGTTGTCGCTGAAAAAACCTATGACCTTGGGGTATTAATGCGCGTTTGGCCGGAAGAACTGCTAACTGACCCTTTTCACCTTGGAGAAGAGCGATGCCGCCTCTTGTCTACTTACACAGGCGTCAAGCCACAAGCAATATGGGAATGGGGGTTTCTTCAATGTGTGGCAACGGGGTTGTTGTTGGGGCAAATGGGGCAAACGAAGGCGAGCCAACAATTATTATCTATTGCAGAGGCTTGGGCAATGGACGCATGATTCATTGGATAAGATCTCTTACAGCTATTATAGGTATCGTTCTAGCCTATGGCATCGGAGCTCTCGGATATTACGTGGGCGATCAATGGTTCTTTGATCGGCCTATGGCAAATGATGATTACCGGTGGATGCTCATGTTCATGAGTGTTTTCTATCTCTTTGTCATGCTGCCAATCACGTTAGTGCTTTGTTACCTAATGGACCGATGGATTCAGCCATTTTTACGTAAAGTCGTTTCAATCCTCCTCGCATCACTTTTGGCCAGTCTTAGTGTCCCTCTTGTACTGTTAGGAGACCTGAGCCTTCTTGAAGCGAAGCGGCTGTTGTTCCTATTAATGCCCGCAGGCTTTGTCTTAGGATGCACGTATGTTTGTTTCATGCGCTGGATTCGTAACGAATGAACATGACAACTAAATACTTTAATTCCTATAAAAACAATTTATGGATTATAAAGGTATGTTCAAGGGTATGTATTTGTTATTGAAGTAAAAATACAACAGGAGAGAAGAGGATTTTTAATGAGGAGATGTGCATTATTCATGATGATTTTCTTTGTGATCGTGGTGGCCGGTTGTTCTGGCGAAGAGGCTGCGACCAATGAAAAAGAAGAGCAAGACACAAATACTAGTGGGTATACAACAAAAACAATGACTCTTGGGGAGCCTGTTATTCAGAGTAGTACACTTGGAGAATATGAAATGACAATACACAGTGTAAAAAGCATTGAAGTTCCTGAGGATCTTAAGTCTGAAGGCTTGGCAGCTAGACTAGTTTTTGACGTGAGCATTCAAGCCATCGATCCTAAATACAGCAACAGTGAGATTATATTTGATGACTTTATCGATTCCAGATTGTATATAGCAGGAACAGAAGAGAGTATTGGTGTTCATGGCACTTGGGCACACCCAGAAATAATAGACCTACCTGAAGAATTGATCACTAAGGAAAAACCTGTTGATGGCCAAATGCTCTTTGGTGTTATAGAAGAGGTTGAGGACTACCAATTGATTTTTGGAGAGGGTTTAGAAGCTGCCACGGATAAGCTAGTGCTTGAGTTTTCCCATGAAGAGATTCAATAACGTGTGTAAGACTAATGGAAGGTGCGATCAGCAACAGTCGCACCTTTTATCAATAACAATGATTTGCATTTCCCGATATAACTGGGTAAACCTGCAATTCAATGTTGGGGTTGCCTTTATACAAGCTGCCATACGCTCGCTTTTACCCTAAAAGGAATAAGCGCAACATTGATTCGAAAAGACCTCATCGTGTTTTCTGTGCCGCTGTGGTCTCCTTAGTGGATACTTTTAACAGTACATTCATTTTTTATGATGTAGCATGATTTGTGATTTTTGCACTGCGAAAGTTGTCTTAAAAAGAAATAATTCCTAGGATAAAACAATCAATAGACATAATATGAAGGTGATTCCTGATAATGGCGTCATTATAAATCTCTCTTTTTTACTCCGTGATAGTAAGTTTGCTATTGTGTTTAAACCAAGGAAAATGGTTATCCCCCATACGAATATGTTTGTAGGTAAAAAATTCAAACCATTTATGATTTTAGTATGTTGTAGTAAAACAAAACCCATAAATAAGAGAATCAAAGCATTCATTGCACTCACAACACGTAAATTTATTGGTAAAACTCTATGATATCCCCCCATTGCAAATTCACCAAAAGGAAAACCAAGTGAAAGCAGCATTTGAAAAACTGATACGGCCACACAAATAATGACTACAATAACAGATAGTATGTTGATAATATCAGAGTCCATTGGGCTTCCTCCATGTATAAAATCTTTGAATGATCCTGTCCACCTGCATTTCAAATCGATAGTTAGATTGAATTTATTACCTACTTCGTACCTTTAAACAAGGCACATACTCAATCTTTTAATCTCTGATTAATGAATATACTATGTATAGAAGAAGGATATATGCTCATATGTTGAACAAATATCCTCATATTATTAGTCTATTTGAGTTTAGGGGATCGACTGAACGACATAAAAATGCACCCTAGTTGTTCCCCTACTTACGCAAAGGTTCGAAATAAAGAGGAAACGATAAAATATATCGCAATCGCTGCAAGAAAAATCAACAAACGCTTTTTCATAAATACCCCCTAACTGGTTTCTGTACAACTCCTTTTTGACAATGACCTATACGATCTGTTTGACCCTTCCAACAAAGCCTTCACTGCCCTCTAGGCGGACTTTGATGCCATGGGGGTGAAACGAGGACTTCGTCAAGATGTCTTTAATCTTTCCCCGTGTTAACTTGCCCGAACGTTGGTCTTTTTTTAACACAATATCGACTGTGAGCCCAGGTGACAAATGCTCACGATGTTGTCCTGTAGCTGGTTGACTCATCAGGTCACTTCCCTTCTATTCAATACCTTCTCCTCGAAAATTCAAAGAACTTGCTTATGTACCCAGTACAGCGATCCACAAACTGTCTATGTTTGAGCTTACAATGGCGGGAACCGTAATGCAACCTAAGGTCTAACTCCGTTTTTTCTGAAGCTATTCACCTTAGATAACGCCAGGCAAGGCTGATTCGGTCATTCATTCCGTATGATTGCATGTAAATAGCTCCCAATCAGGACTGACCGTTGCCGTGTCAGCCTGTTTTGGGAGCTTCCATTATTGGCTAATTGCCTCATGTGGCTTGTCCTAATTCAGTCACTCTACCGCTGGCTTACGAAATTGGAACAAATACATGAACACACCGGCCATAATGAACATCCCGCCAATCAACTGCATTGGCACGAGTGTTTCTCCTAGCAGAAGCACGGCTAGCAAGGTCGCTCCTACGGGTTCTCCTAAAATGCTCATTGATATGGCCGTCGTATTAATGTGGTTGAGCAAATGGTTATAGATCACATGCGCAATTGTTGGGAAAATAGCCAGCAGCAAGAAGATGCCCCATTCCTGACTAGGATACCCGGTCAAAGGAACACCTGAGACCACGTTGTATACTAAAAGGGCAATCCCAGCAAACAGAAAAACGATGAAGCTGTATACCCAATGGGAAATTCCCTTGACCTTTTGCTGGCCAATCAGTAGATAGCCCACCACAGCGATGACACTCAAAAATGACAACAAGTCTCCAAGCAGTGCTGCTTTGCTGATTCCAACGTCTCCCCATCCGATCATGACCACACCAAAAATGGCAAGACCAATCGTGAACAATGTCGCGAAGGTCGTCTTTTCTTTATACAGGAGATAGGCGCCAGCGAGGGCAATTAGCGGCTGTAAGGCCAAAATAATCGTCGAGCTGGCAACCGTAGTGAGCTTTAACGATCCAAACCAAAGGGCAAAATGCAGCCCTAAACATACGCCAGCCAACGCAAGGAACAGCCAATCCTGACGAGAGAGCTTGTTCACATCTCCTCGTTTCTTCCAAACAAACGGCAGCAGAAATAGACAGGCAAAGCCCATCCGATACATACTACTAATGGTCGCTGGAGCGTCTGACCATTTCACGAAAATGGCCGCAAACGATATGGCAATCATAGAAACAATCAATAAAATTCGTACAGATGCGTTCATGTTGTCCCCCACAGATGTCTACTCTTCTGATGTTCATTATAATACGAAGGATTTTTATTGCTCAATCTTTTTTTTCTGTAATTTTACCTTGCTTTCAATTATTAGATCAGATAAGAATATTTATTTCCTAAGCATTTCTTCTGCTTCTGTCAGAACGATCCCATACCGTACTTCTTCACTGTTGAGCTCGAAGCCCATGCCTTTATAGAGCTGCAGTGCTGATTGATTGGTGGCACTTACCTGCAATTCAACGGTTGTACATCCGAGCCCCTTTAAATAAGCGATGGCTTCTGCTAGCAAGTATTTGGCCAAGCCTTGTTTTCGCCACGGCTCTCTGACAAGCACCTCTTCGATAACGCCCTCATCACCATCTTTATTAGCCCAAGCCATCGCACTGGCGACAATCGTTTTGCCATCACGAATTGTGAGAGCTTTCCAAGCAGGGTTGCTTTGCAACTCATTGAGTCGATCCAAAGTGAGTGACGCATTCGGCCAGATCTCCTTATCGATAGAAAGATAAACTTCCCTCTCAGCTGGAGTGTCCATGGCCCAACGAGAGAACACATAGGACGTCGCGAGCTCAATAGCAGGCGCAGGAGCTGATTCTTCACGGAGCATATTGAATTCACTCTCAAAGTATGTAAACCCTTTGCTTTTAAAATACGTGTTGTTGTCTGTTTCTGTTTGCCCATTGCCTACACAGAGCTTTGTATTATGCTGATCAGAAAGGGATTGTTTTAATTCGAAGGCACGACGAACGAGTGGATTGTAGAGACTATCTAGAAGCTCCGCGTCACCTTCTCGATCAGGAACCGTTTTTAAATTGATGTAGATGAGATGTTCGGACGCCTTGGAGCTATTATCGTCAGCTTCGTGAAAGACAGCAACCTGCCCTTTGGCCACCATCTTTTGGCCTTCAAATGCACAAAAAACATTCTTCCAATTCTCTTCTGGTCCTACCCACCAAAACACCGCTTCAGGCGCTGCCGTTACCGCATGATAAAGCTCACCTAACGCAGACTCATCTGTGGCTTTATACTGCCGTATTTCTGTCGTTTTCATCGTAAGTCCTCCATGAATTTTCTGAATACTACCTACAAAGTAGCATACCATATATCCCCATATTTTAAGCTATCGTTTTTGTTTTTTTCAGAACTTACAAGAATATAAGTTAACACCACTATACGACATGTCTCGACACGGTAAATATGCTAGCATCAGAGAGGCATAGTCTTTAAGCTATAACTTTGTAGTGTTTTTATGTTTTTGAAATCAAAGGGAGAGTCCAAGTTTAAAATGGAGGGATTGCGGTGTTTTTTCTTCAAATGTCAGGCTTCTCAGGGTCAGGCAAATCGACCTTAGCGAGGGTGATCGCTAAAAATACTGGAGCCCTTGTCATTGACCATGACATTGTCAAAACTGCCCTATTGGAATCTGTTGAATTTGATAGTGATGAGAAAAGCATTGGGAAAATAGCTTATCATATTGAGTGGTCATTAATTGAATTTCATCTAGCTAACGATAAGGAAGTTATATTAGATAGTCCTTGTTTGTATTCGGAAATGATAGAAAAAGGATTAGACCTCTCGGAGAAGTATGAAGCGAGATACAAGTATGTTGAGTGTATGTTGAATGATTTTGAGGAGATTAACCGTCGACTTACGAAACGTCAGCGTAAGTTAAGTCAAATTGAGCACGTGGAATCCGAAGTAAAACTACGAAAAGGAATTGCAAAAAGCAAAAAACCTGATGCCTTACAATATATTTCTGTAAATACGTCCAATCCCCTTAAGCATTACATAGATAAAGTCATGGATTACATTAAAGCAATTTAGTTTATTTAGCCTAAAGGTCTTGTTCCACGTGAAACATGCGACAATAATTGAAAAGGACTTGTGAGAAATATGAATGAAATTCATGTTGTTGGAGCTGTCATCCAACGAAAAAACGGGGAACTACTATGTGCCCAACGCTCTGAAACAATGAAGCAACCGCTTCTGTGGGAATTTCCGGGAGGTAAGGTTGAAGGGAACGAAACTCATGAGCAGGCATTGGTTCGTGAAATACGTGAAGAACTGAACTGCATGATCTCCGTAGGCCAATATATCACGTCAAGCGATGTTCAGGCAGCGTCGCCAAAGATTGTGCTTCACACCTATCTATGTGAGCCAACTGAAGGGGAACCTACCCCGTTAGAGCATAAAACCGTTTGCTGGCTACGCCCAGCAGATCTACAAACGCTACAATGGGCTCCTGCCGATATTGATACGGTGGATTGGTTGATGAAGAGGATCTAAAAATTTCCCTCTTCATATCAATTGCTTTTCCACAATATTAAGATGCTTTATGATCAATAAATTTAATGATTAATTTATAATCGATCGTAATTAATGAACCGAAAGGAGCCTTTTCATTGTATTCGTTCATCACTTTATGCATGCTCTTCTACATCATCCTTGTCACAAGCGGTGCGTTAGGGTATTTTGCTTATAGGTTATCGCGGCATCATAGCTTAGGAATGCTCGTAGCCACAATGCTTGGTATGCTAATGGGAATCGTTATATTTTCATATTCCGCTCCATTAACTTTGATTGCTTCTATCCTTGGCGGCATTACCTACATACTACTAACTAAAAAGGACTTAAAGGAGAGCGAGTCCGATGAGTAATCACCTCTCTTACTCCGTTAAAGTCCTTTTTTCAATTTTTCATCTTACATCTTACATCTCTCCATCGGCGTGAACCTCAATCTCCACCTCGCCTGAAGGCAATTGATCATTACCTAAAAACAAATAGCTCCACTCTAACTGCTTGAGCTCCTCTAAAGTTAATGTGCTTAACGAAAGCTGTTGTTCAGCGGCTTGAAAAAGCACTTGAAACGCCGTGTCCGGGATCGCCTGTTGCACATAGTACATTTTGTTGGTGTGGGCATCTTTTATACCCGCTGCAAGTGAAGGTTTGCCTTCCAAGTGAAGATTAGAAGATAGCAACGTCCAAGAGGTGGTCGGGTTTTCAATTCGAAAGAAGGTCAGCTCATAGGCTGAATCCAAATCCACCTCCGACCCAATGAGCTTTTCGTTTCCAAACATATGAAGCTGACTTGGGTACAAATCGACAGTCACATCCATACTTTGTTCCGTACCATCCAGGTCTAGTGACAGTGTGGCTTTGTTTTCTTCATAGGCGAGTTCCATTGCATTTACCTTTTTCACAACAGCCTCCCCTGTCGCAGTTTCCACGGGCTGACCATTTTCAAAGAGGATAGCATCTGTCGGTTCCAAAAACAGGATGGTTGGATTGGTGATCGGCTTCTTCTCAGCAAAACTAACCGTCAAAGTGAAAACACCTGCAATGATCAGCACAACAGCCATTAAAGAACTTCCTAGCCATATTTTCTTCATCTCCTCCACCTTCCCTATTCTTTTACGACTTCTAAATTCTTCCTCTATCGTATCATTCATACAAGATAGATAAAACCCTCATTCTTCCAAATTCACCTTTGGCAATCTTCTAAGGTTTTGAAAGCTGAGCCAATAACACGCAAGAAAAAGAAAGGTGACTCCATTCATTACAAGAATGATGTCGCTCCCCATCCATTCTCCTAAAACCCCACCAAGCAAAGCACCCAATGGCGTGGCTAACACAATCAAACTGTTGATAACAGCAGCAACACGCCCTACCAGGTGCCCCGGTGGCGTGGTCTGAAAGTAGGAAAAGAACAAAATATTTGTCGCGCCTACTGGTACAGAGGCGAAGAAGAAACAAAGAAGCACAGCAAATAACGCTTCGTCGCCAACAACAGGAACCGCAAGCCAGCACAGCCCTGTAAGAGAGTAACCACCAATGACCGCCTTCCCCATTGCCATTCTCTCCGCCACAAATGAAGACAGTAGCGTGCCAACGAGCATTCCACCAGCTAGTGTCGCCATCATCCAGCCATACACATCTGGGCCACCAAGTGTTTTGGCGAGCGCAGGGAACACAACCAGAGTGGCACTATAGGCGGCGTTTATGAGCATGAGCGGTAGGAGCATGTTCAATATCTTTGGCTGGGCTACATAAGCAAGCCCCTCCTTTAGCTCGCTTCGGTAAGTGCTGATCTGCTGAGAAAACGTCATTGCGGTTGCGACAGTCTGTTGCCGGGGCAACTTCAGGCCAGCATACAAAAACACCGCGATGAAAAACAAGATTGCATCGATCACATACAAGCTTACTGCACCTAAAAGCACAACGAGAACTCCAGCGAGACTATTGAACAATAGCTCTGTCCCCTGCCCAGCAGCGGCCATGGCAGAATTGGCTTTGACAAGCTGGTTTTTCACTACAATCTTTGGCAACAGCGCACTCTCAGCTGGTGAGTGAAACAACTCCATTGTGGTGATGAGCGGCATAAGCACGAGTACACCCCATACATTCAATGAGTCTGTCACATACAACAACGGCACTATGAGCAACAAAAGGCCTTGGAGCAAACTTGTCGTGGTAAACACCTTTTTCAGCGAGAGCCGATCAACGAGTGGCCCGACAAACACTGTAAACGCCTCAGGCAATAGGGTAAGAAAGCCCGCAAGCCCTGAATAGAAAAC
This portion of the Aureibacillus halotolerans genome encodes:
- a CDS encoding MFS transporter, with product MVSESKHFKWVILFVATLAQGCATFVTYGMGPLATVYQDSMELTQFQTGLIVSAVNVGPIFSMMFFGDLMDRYGEKWSIGMGAIFLGLSTLLASASQGFYSLLLILLFVGVWYGTAQPGGSSAIIKWFPHNNRGVAMGIRQMGIPLGGAFASMTIPAMFAIYGLNGALVLQAFVAIAGGVVFLLIYRDIGQKKETSNKKTSFMQKIKTIRQNKSLYPVFFVGCSMVSVQLVIVAHLMSFLNNGLNMSLARSGVFLSIALIGGLIGRVAISWISDYFGGNRVKPLQVTICLTSVILVLFAFLPDNPNAVALMCLCFILGFLGMGWFSLFIVLLSEAARPEAIALTVAFGLTLNQLFIVFSPALFGFTVDVLNSYKSPFLFLAAVILIGPIWLHYLDRKAGLMRVAKD
- a CDS encoding GNAT family N-acetyltransferase translates to MNPILQDVPEEFYTERLHIRMPRLGDGQAVYDAMQASKKELTPWLPFMQNDQTLDETEINLREAIANFINRTDLRLLMFHRETGELVGSTGLHRINWEVPRFEIGYWVDIRWSGKGYVTEMVKGLSVFCFDTLHARRVEIRCDAKNLKSRSVAERAGFTVDAILKNESVAVTNPKELRDTYIYSIVK
- a CDS encoding aminoglycoside phosphotransferase family protein — translated: MKWLAGLESLVSSIEEDWGIIVKEPLAGGSEAYVAKVLLKDGIPAILKVGMPEMDGNTVLTHEVRTLQSANGQGYARLLQYNLDKRALLIEKLGPPLSASGFSTKRKLETICMTLKTAWSNSPFPLAELQEVDSSPADWFSGFIPSMWKKLDQPCSKQVISTTERFVKSRSQDFQPDEVVLAHGDAHEGNLLKDPTEQTNLSYKLIDPDGVVAEKTYDLGVLMRVWPEELLTDPFHLGEERCRLLSTYTGVKPQAIWEWGFLQCVATGLLLGQMGQTKASQQLLSIAEAWAMDA
- a CDS encoding YwbE family protein gives rise to the protein MSQPATGQHREHLSPGLTVDIVLKKDQRSGKLTRGKIKDILTKSSFHPHGIKVRLEGSEGFVGRVKQIV
- a CDS encoding DMT family transporter; its protein translation is MNASVRILLIVSMIAISFAAIFVKWSDAPATISSMYRMGFACLFLLPFVWKKRGDVNKLSRQDWLFLALAGVCLGLHFALWFGSLKLTTVASSTIILALQPLIALAGAYLLYKEKTTFATLFTIGLAIFGVVMIGWGDVGISKAALLGDLLSFLSVIAVVGYLLIGQQKVKGISHWVYSFIVFLFAGIALLVYNVVSGVPLTGYPSQEWGIFLLLAIFPTIAHVIYNHLLNHINTTAISMSILGEPVGATLLAVLLLGETLVPMQLIGGMFIMAGVFMYLFQFRKPAVE
- a CDS encoding GNAT family N-acetyltransferase; protein product: MKTTEIRQYKATDESALGELYHAVTAAPEAVFWWVGPEENWKNVFCAFEGQKMVAKGQVAVFHEADDNSSKASEHLIYINLKTVPDREGDAELLDSLYNPLVRRAFELKQSLSDQHNTKLCVGNGQTETDNNTYFKSKGFTYFESEFNMLREESAPAPAIELATSYVFSRWAMDTPAEREVYLSIDKEIWPNASLTLDRLNELQSNPAWKALTIRDGKTIVASAMAWANKDGDEGVIEEVLVREPWRKQGLAKYLLAEAIAYLKGLGCTTVELQVSATNQSALQLYKGMGFELNSEEVRYGIVLTEAEEMLRK
- a CDS encoding AAA family ATPase, with amino-acid sequence MFFLQMSGFSGSGKSTLARVIAKNTGALVIDHDIVKTALLESVEFDSDEKSIGKIAYHIEWSLIEFHLANDKEVILDSPCLYSEMIEKGLDLSEKYEARYKYVECMLNDFEEINRRLTKRQRKLSQIEHVESEVKLRKGIAKSKKPDALQYISVNTSNPLKHYIDKVMDYIKAI
- a CDS encoding (deoxy)nucleoside triphosphate pyrophosphohydrolase, with amino-acid sequence MNEIHVVGAVIQRKNGELLCAQRSETMKQPLLWEFPGGKVEGNETHEQALVREIREELNCMISVGQYITSSDVQAASPKIVLHTYLCEPTEGEPTPLEHKTVCWLRPADLQTLQWAPADIDTVDWLMKRI
- a CDS encoding MFS transporter, whose translation is MCSLRHNRNFVRLFLGRLITNIGDSVYYIAAMWLAYDLGGSVFYSGLAGFLTLLPEAFTVFVGPLVDRLSLKKVFTTTSLLQGLLLLIVPLLYVTDSLNVWGVLVLMPLITTMELFHSPAESALLPKIVVKNQLVKANSAMAAAGQGTELLFNSLAGVLVVLLGAVSLYVIDAILFFIAVFLYAGLKLPRQQTVATAMTFSQQISTYRSELKEGLAYVAQPKILNMLLPLMLINAAYSATLVVFPALAKTLGGPDVYGWMMATLAGGMLVGTLLSSFVAERMAMGKAVIGGYSLTGLCWLAVPVVGDEALFAVLLCFFFASVPVGATNILFFSYFQTTPPGHLVGRVAAVINSLIVLATPLGALLGGVLGEWMGSDIILVMNGVTFLFLACYWLSFQNLRRLPKVNLEE